Part of the Musa acuminata AAA Group cultivar baxijiao chromosome BXJ2-7, Cavendish_Baxijiao_AAA, whole genome shotgun sequence genome is shown below.
AGGTCTTTTCTTATGTGAAACAATTACAATCATAACTTGTGGAAATTTATAGCACCAAGCATAGTTGAAGTCATACTGCATATAGAATGCTCAGTCAATCAAAGATCACAGGAAACTAAACCAAAGAACACTCAAGACACCAAGATAACTGGTGCAAACAAATATCATTGAAGGAGCAAGATAAATGAATGGAGTGCCAAGGAAAGCTAACCAATGGTCAAACTGCCTTTTGATTGAGTAGACTATAGTCTAAGATGCTTAAAAAAATTGGAAGACCAAAGAAAGGAAGGGGTCAACATGCCACATCAACATTTCTGACCATGTAAAGGACTTAATTAATACCTTGTCCAGCTAATCTTCAAAATTGTAATAGTGTATGGGATCAAATTCTATCGAGACCAGCTGAAAGAAGTTAAAGTTGGCTAAACAATATTGATGGCTAACCTTATGATGCAGCCTAACGGATAGGGAGGACCACCTCAATCCTAGCACACCAAGGACCCAAAAAAAGGGATCAACCAAGCTCTTATTAGTCCAACATGAGATCCTACAAATAAAAgtatagttttaatttataacCCATATGTAATAGCCCAATGTAATGCATATTCCTTGTCAGTTATGGACATTGTAGTACTGTCTGGCCAAATTGTCTAAGATACTTCACTACTGGCAAATGCAACAGAGTCTATTTAACTCTTCATATTAGTCATTGCATTATTactaatatcatttttaaattatgtTGTGACCAACATATATTTACTATCATTTTATAAATAATGCATTAGTATGAGAATTGGACTATAATCACTATCACAGGCCTCAGTTGTTCATGTGATTTCAATGGTGGAAGTCTTTCCTTTAATCTTTAGAACTCATAATGTGCTCCAACTTCTTATAACCATTGGCAAGCTTTTCAAGTGTTCCTTCATGAGATCCAGTTTTGTGAAAAAATCACTGCATACTATGTGAAGATTGTTCTACGCCAAAATGGTGCAAGCTGCCCGACCACAGTTTGGATATGTTGTAGTCCCCATAGATCCTAATTTGCAACCGCCCAAAAACTCTTGATCAGAAAAGTGACAGAGTTTCTTAAACAATCATCAATATGTTTGAATTCTTGCTATGATGGCAACACTTCCAATAAGCAGCGCTGCTCGGTTCGCATTCACTGTTAGAAGATAGAAAAAACATGTACCTTACATCCGCAGGTGTAGATTCACAACAGTTGGTTGCATGTATGTCTGTTGGATGGAAAGTGCCATAGGTAAGTATGGATGGAAAAGGAACGAGCATATTTTTTTTGTCCTTGCTTCGGCACCACTAGTCTCGAGTCCTACATCAAACAAATCAGTGTCCAGTAAAACCATGTTAAAAAAATCTCCTTGATTCAGCTGTGCCCAAACAGTAGATCAAAATATATGGAATGATTCACCATTTTATTCCACAAAAGATCATACAGCTTCTCTAATTGAGTAATTAGTGGAATCAGACAGACTAAAGCATCAAAGTGAACAACTATGATCTATGGCATAAATAGACTGAAGTACCATAATGCAATATTAGCTGTCATGAAACCAAAGCAGTAATATATTTGTGAAAAAGAATCAATTAGTGATCAAGAAATCGAGTTGCAGCAGAAGTGGAAGCCAAACAAGAATAGCATATTTATGATCAGACCACAGCTTTCATGTAGCGACATGTGCAAGAGTCACTAAAAGCTGGAATCAAATATGAGCACGAGATTTACCTGGTTTTATCTTAAATTTCAAAACGTTTGGTTGCCTTCTCGAAATAAACTTTATTGGATGATCAGTGGAGTGCCTATGCCGGTCTGTTGATGAAATCAACTACAAATTGAATTTATAATTGCCATCAGAGGCCAACAATATATCAAAACAACAAAGAACTGAACTACAAATTGATAGCCCAAGCATACAAATTGTGCAAAAGAAAATCACGAAACTAATCAGATTCTGAAGGCTACCAAAATTAATTGTTTACTGTCACACCACTCAACAAGTATCAAATAAACACAGATGCATTAGCACAGGATTTCAGATCAAATACCCAGAGGGAAAGATGTTCAGATTGGAAAAAGGAAAGGTATTACTAGCAACTAATCACTCGCTTGGTCATGGTCAGGAACAAGGTTCAAAAAACCAGACCAGACCAATAGCCCGGGAACCATTTCATCTGCCAATTTAGCCCATGCTCAAAGACTTGAATATGGTCAAACCAGCAGAAAGTACATGAACCACAGGTTGAACCAATGGACCGCCAACATAATTCAAAGTTACTCAAAATTAATTATTCTGAGTGTAAAGTTATCTTCCTCTTCATCTGTAATTAGATAAGTCAAAAGTTCTTGCTCCCAGATTGGAACAATACCTTCGACCTCAAGTGTGTACTAAGATCAACACACTGAGAAGTGAGAAGTGAGAGTCTATGCATTTGAATTGAACGTAATTGTTCCCCAATGCAGCATTGCTTGAAAGCATTCCACAACATTGCCTAAACACTGGCAGTGATCTAATTTCTCACAAAGCTCTCTGCTCACCAGCGATCACTTTCAACCAAAACCTTTTCACTATCCTCCATCTTCCTGAATTGGACTCTGGGTGAGCTcctttctctctatttctctctcacaAACATGATGATCAGATTCCCAATGGTTGCCATGGCAATCCCTCTCCTCAGACTAAGTCCATGATGTGCCTCTCCCCTTGGCCCCTCCATTCGCACTAGAGGTCCCTTACAGGATGGTCGCAAGAGTAAGCATGGAACCACACCACTTCTGCAATCATTAGCTTTTTCTGAAATGATGATAGAATTGGATTGTTGGTTTGGTGATTGTGACAAGGATCCTATTGTTAGACATGGTAACAATCAGCAGTCATGGAGAACTGAATTGCCAACCTCTTTTTCTCGATTTACAAGTTAATCACAACTGGAAATTTAACATATTTTAAAAttgttgaattatttttaatcACTAGGTCCATGTCATTAggaatatttaataaaaattaactttATAAGAGTAATCTTtgtgatgaaaaatattttgttaaATTTACTTTCTGTTTTTCTGTAAACACAAAAAAATTACTGTTGATATTCAACAGATCCTTCGTCGAGACATGAATCAGAATTACCATTGTAAAAATAAATCTAGCATATCTGATCTCTTCCTGATCTAATTTTTCGCCTGACTTCAGATATAGTCTCTTCTTTGTATTGCACTTTCTTaaactatatatttatatatttattacgaACCTTTAAAGCTTGAACATTTCCTTCTTTTCTGCTGATGTCTGTCTGGTATTTTAAACACTGGTCAGTGTAGACTTACAGTGTGCTAGTCATCCTACTAGAGggcaagactgagctcaatgacaCTGCATTCATATAAGTAATCCAAACCTAGGTAGCAAGAAGGCAGAGGAAAAGAATGTGGTCAATGGTATCCAAGAAAATGCTATCAAGTTGCAGCAGAAGTGCAAGCCACGCCAAGCAAGGCCCCCTTGAAAGAGAAAAATGCTTCATTTGAATTCTGATACACTAATAGAGATCACCGGGTTAATAAATTATTGTTCTTACTTGCAGAGTAGTTATTAAGTTCTACAAGTAAATCCTTACAAACAACTCAAACAGTATATATATGCCATTATGCGTAACTCCAATACTAAGTGTCCTTAGCCTTTACAGCTAAATTCTTTAACTATTGTCTATCTTGTAGATGCACAAGAAGCTAAGTAAAAATTAAAGGAAACCTATTGTATGAGACTCCCATCAATACAAGGTCTAGGGAAAAATCAAAACACAAAGGTTTTTGTTAGTCGAAACCCTGTCACCTAGATCGCAAAGGAGAATTTGTACCAAGACCAACCCTCGAGAGCTAAGTAAAAAATTGAAAAAGGTAAACATAGATGAACTAATCAATGGCCAATTAGAAAGAAAATAAACCCGAAACGCATGCAATGTGATGTATATAAAGCTTTATGTAAGAGATACCAATAGATATTCTAAACAAAAACCTGATTAATAGACAAAGACCTTTTCATCATATCGAAAGAGTGACACATCAAAATACGGGGAAGGGCTTTGTGACTGACAAGTGTATGGTACTGAAGTCATCATCTTCTTCACAAACTGCCAAAAAAGAAGTAAATCAGATTACAGAGCTGGACTAGAAACAATAAAGTCCTGGATCATGTTGGATACCAATAACACGCTTTGACTACTACAAATTACAAATAAATATTAGGTAATAATGCTTTTGTTTAGTTAACATTTAGAAAAAAACTGTAACACTAATGGTACTTGGAGAATAAAAACAATATATTTAGCATCTGTATGTTCAACACAATATGAGCCCATTGGCAGTAGTGGTGCAAGGAGGGATAGAGGAAGATCAGAAGACTTTGATAGAAACCAACAGAAAGAGACTTAAATGGTCTATCCAATAACTAGATATGCTGTCTAGTGCCTCAATAGCAGTAAAAGGTTCAAGTAGCCTACTCAAATAATTAAGAAATTATGGCTAGTTATTCATGTTGTAGATTCAAGACAAAAAAAGGCTCTCTCATGAATGTCATGAGTCATGACTAACAATGTGCTATGAGGTGACTTCAAGTTAAGGAGGAAGTGGCAAAAAGTTGTGCTCTGTTGAAACCAAGTATTTCCATTTTGTTGAGATGTGACATGCCAGTCAGTGGTAATGTTGTTGTTGCTCCATGTTAAGCCAACTCATTTGAGATCAAATCCATTAATCCTATGTCTTCTCATTGTATAACTTGGGAATAACAATATATCAGATTCAAACAGCAAAGAATACCTATTTATGAAGAGAACTTATGTCAAACACTTCAAGAAATGAGGTTTACCTGTGAGAAACTGCTTTGTTTGTTTTTCATGCTCCAAAGTTGTTCAAGAGCATGGATATTATTGGAGTGGGATGAAATAAAATTAGCATGCACCGACTCTCTTGAGTTTGCATGAAAATGGTCATAGAATTGTTCAAACAAGGAATACAATTCTTCCGATGAATTCTGCAGACGAGATTGTGGACAAAATTATGGCAATGAGAATGTTCTCTACCAATGATACAATGAAAGAAGCCATTACCTGATAAAATGCAATGACCTCTGTTGTTTCCATGTTATACACAGCAAAAAAAGCTGGATGTTGATCAGTACTCCGAGAAACCTAAATTATTAAATTCATCAAGAGGATagtaattcacaaaaaaaaagtacatatatgattgaaaatgaccaatatatcaaaaaaatatcatttttggcaATGTCCAAAAGTACAACAAGATACAAAAACTTACTCCTCCATCAACACTACCAAATTTGATTAGAAGATGATGACGATCCAAAAACTGAGCCTGTTCAGAGTACCCCTAAAAGTTACTGACTGCACTTATATAGACTAAGGAAattagaaaaagagagagaagagtagaggagaggagagaaaccaAAAATCAGGAATAAGAAAGAAAAACACATAAAGCTCCACATAACTAAAATTACAAAAATTCTTAGGAAGACATAAAAGAGTTTGGGTTGAGTTCTCACTTAAGTATGCATATGCTAATATGAACTTGAAACAAAGCTGTAACTGCTTACCTTCCACATGATGAGATCAACATAATCTTGGAAGTGAAAATAGAACTTCTTCTTAAGATGTTGAACCCTCTGGAACAAAAagatattttagatatatttgatcaAGTATTTCATTATCAACCAAAAGATGTTGTAGcagagaattgagatgaaaaaCAAGAATTCAAAACTATTGTGCACATTGATGTTTCCAATATCTAGAGATTTAAAATGTTTTTTTGACCTCAATGCTGCACAATTTATTGATCTATCATCTATTTCTACAATGTTCTCCAATATCTACCTAAGGTTTTAAAAGTTGATCGAACAGGTTGTGTCATCCAATATTTATTGATCCGATCAGAAATCAGCATCTGGATCAGGCAATTTCGTTCGGTTTGATCTGAAACCCTGCATACTGCATGGTGATACTACTGTACCAAGCAAACCATCTGACTTTATAACCAAGGATACCGAGCAGTCAGCTTCTCACCAAATACCCCtaccatttatttttttatttttttgacaatATCTTTTTCTACTTCTATATTCCTCCCTGCTCCTCTCCCTCCTGATCCCCTTTCCATGTTGCTCATTACCTCACTGGCACCATCAATTCTTCCTGTCTCcagtgctcctcctcctcctttgcttttcctcctcttcctttgttTCTTCCTCTTCTACCTCCTCAACCCCACTCCTCCTCCCccttcttctctccctctttctctttgatttGTCCCGACTGGCAACATCAATATATTGTGTGTCAGTGATCAGTACATACCACACTGAATGAAACTTGAATCCTTGGTCACACTTTGTTCTTATATTAATCAAGGTTGTTAATCTCACTTTTATGTAGAATTGATAGAGGATCCATAAATTTGAACCATAAGACTGGATCAAAGGATCAGAATATGCTAACCTACTCAAATGCATGGTATGCATTTTTTAATAGTATCGCCtggtacaggcggtacgtaccggtccgatggcataccggtaTGTGGACCGCGcgctaccggacggaacgtgctataATGCTACAGTGCTATGCGGACTGCCCGCTATGGCACtatagcacgttccgtccggtagcgggcggtccacataccggtatgccgtcaaaccggtacataccgcctagTACGGGcggtactattcgaaattgcataccatggtttAAAGGGAATAATTTAGAAAATACCTTTAACTAAAAAACTTATTACTGTAGGGTATTTGAATGACCATATAGGGAGAATTTATGGTGAATTTAAAGGAGTGTGTGTGAGGGCTTTAGATAAAGGGAGTAGAACAAATTGTGGTATGATTTTAGATTCTTTTTGCATCTTATGATCTCATTACTCACTTCAAGAAAAGATATGAACATTTGATTACTTGTAGAACAACTACtagtttgacaatctttcaaaggcAAAGTTTTTTTGACAAACTTATATtcaaaccaaggattgaaatttcgtatcaTACCAATATACCGAGTTTTGCTCAGTATGATATGGTACGGGAGTACCAAGAGGTATGTCAGGGCATACcgagcagtatatatatatatatatatatatataatataaaaaatctaaaaaggaGGCATACGTTGCCTCGACGAcatcgcctcctcctcttctcctcatcACCTTAATGCGGTCTCCTTCATCTCCTCATCTGCGACGTTCGGCGAAGAAGACGGCAAAGACGTCAAAGGCCGTAAACATCTccggccttcggcgaagaacgTGGCGAAGGCCGCATACATCTCCGGCCTTCAGCGAAGAACACGACGAAGAAGAAGTCGCAGAATCACAAACGAGGTGATGAAGGAGATCACCTCTTCTACTACTCTAGCTACCACCTGGTTGTTACCTCTTGGATTGGGATTGTCGAGTGAGGGCGGCGCCAAATCGGGACGCATCgtggttctcccgattctccatCTTCTTCGAacgctctctctttcttcttccttctccctcgacaCTTCTTCTTCCCTCGCCATAGCCAAGCTGATATCGCCTGGTAGCGGGCAATCACAGTTGAAAGTTACcacccgaaacagggcaatcacagTCAAAAGTTACTGCCCGAAACAAGgcgataacggtcgaaatttcgaccgttactgtCTGATACAGTCCTGTATCATCCGATACAGGGCTATATCAAGCGTTCTACCCAgtagcaggcggtccgcgtatcggtctactggcagaccggtacgtaccacccggtaaGGGTGGTACCATTCAAAATTTAGAACCTTGGTTCAAATTTCAATCTCCAATTGCCCATGTAAAATTGCTGCCTGGCAACACTTACTAAAAATTAACTTCAAACCCAACATAGCTAGTTGTGATACCAAGAAAGTTGGTTGATTCAGAAATATGCAAGAGAATTTGAAGAGAGGTTTGCTAGCATACCAAAATTGGATCTGCTTCTTCACTCCATGCTTTgcgaaaaataaaagaaagcaaACGTTGCTTGATACCAGTAAGGAAAGAGTTTGCTTGTGCAACCGGCTGGTGATGAATGCCATTAGCCGATTCATGAACACTTCcgactggtttgcttttatttggaACTGTCATGCACTGAAGAAAATGAATATTGACATCATTTGTCACCATGTTATCATCAAAGAAATCAGAAGCACAACAAAACTTGAATTTAAGAAATTGCAGTTACAACTTCAAAACCAAACCATTCTAATAAATGTACAACAGCAATGAAATTGACTGGAACAAAGTAGCTGAAGAAAAATGTAAATTTAGTACTTTCAGGAAAACAGTAGCAACCAAACCAAAAATTTGCCTATGGAGCATCAAAACAAGGTTCTCAATTTTGAATACCTAATCCATGCCAGTCCATGGCGTACAAAAACATGGTACGCATGTGCCATGCATAGGTTTTCGCAGGTTTCGACTGATCAAGACCCTAAAAAGTCCCTGTTTTAGGGTTTTCCCTACTTCTCATGGTCAATACAAACAAGATTCATAAAATTAAACTGTTTTTAGTCTACAAAACAACAAATATTGCaatgaagcatatcaaagaaggaATATAGGCTATATCTAAAAAAGTACATTGTAATATTGTATACACAAACAAATTATCTTTTCTAAGCAATTAagcataaaaaatttaaatataatgatagtCATGAGTCCATGGAGGGTGGGTTTGATCCTTTGTGTGATGAAACTGTAGATCGATGTGACCCATAGATTGCAATACCACCCAGTGTGGTACGATACAAGTGGTACTGACAATGGAATATCAAAACAAGGATCTCAATTTTGAATATCGGACTAATGCCTCCATAGTCTGACCAAGTCTGGCACATGCTGGCATACAAAGACAAGGTAGGCCCAGCATGTGCCATGCATAGGTTTTTGCCAGTTTTGACTGATCAAGAGTCTAAAAAATCTCTATTTAAGTTTTCTTTCCCTACTTTTCATGGTAAAGACAAACAAGGTTCAAAAAATTAAAGGGATTTTAGTCTGCAAAACAACATGTATTGCAATGAAACATATATCACAAAAGTAATATAGGCTATATCTAAAAGAATACACTGTATACACCAACAA
Proteins encoded:
- the LOC135586771 gene encoding light-mediated development protein DET1-like, which gives rise to MFRGTNVAARVFERQILTPRPGASINLVRHFYENLVPSCTISDIDCPDHSLRKITDDGRYLVSFSRNLQDIIVYRPTWLSFSFKGENCDYQSLTQKAKKFDSFFTQLYTVSLGSSSEFICKDFFLYLEDPQFGLFATSTAQSHEVPAIEGAIHGVPSIEKITFHLVRLKDGVVMDEKSFCNDFVNLAHSMGVFLYEDLLCIMSLRYQTIHILQVRDSGNLVDVRNIGSFCLEDDELFLNSHAQCMTVPNKSKPVGSVHESANGIHHQPVAQANSFLTGIKQRLLSFIFRKAWSEEADPILRVQHLKKKFYFHFQDYVDLIMWKAQFLDRHHLLIKFGSVDGGVSRSTDQHPAFFAVYNMETTEVIAFYQNSSEELYSLFEQFYDHFHANSRESVHANFISSHSNNIHALEQLWSMKNKQSSFSQFVKKMMTSVPYTCQSQSPSPYFDVSLFRYDEKLISSTDRHRHSTDHPIKFISRRQPNVLKFKIKPGLETSGAEARTKKICSFLFHPYLPMALSIQQTYMQPTVVNLHLRM